From Fusarium musae strain F31 chromosome 8, whole genome shotgun sequence:
ATAAAATGCAGAGACTGGTCACAATAAGTATTCCAGATTTCATCAAAAGGGTCTTATTTTCTTCGATTAAGATGGCGGTCGGGTTGACCTTACCAAGCTACCTAAATCACACAGTAGGTTCAATCTGAACAATCAGAGAGGGATGGGCTGCTCACCACGCAACATAAAGCCATCTTTTTCAGCTAAGCGCCACATATTGTTTTCAATCAACTAAAACCAGCCACAACTAGCCAGTGTCTCAGGCAACTGACCATTGAGACGTAAGTGCATGAATGTTGGTCTTGTATTTTTTTGTCATAAGAATTGCTGTCTGCTACacaagaagaaaacaaactATCTCCCCTTTCCCTACCCTTACATCTAAGTACTTTGGCAGCAATGACCAAACAAGATCCTGGCGAGAACAACGGATTTCTCAATCCCAACCACCGTGTGAGGAGGCCCAGTGTTGACGATAACACGCGAGGCTTAAAGACCGCTGACTGGAAGGTCAGCCTCATAGGTGGTACGTCTGCCTGTATCGCCGTTTTCATCGTCAATCTTGGCGTCACCATCTGGTCAACCTTGACACTCGCGGGTAATCAGGACGGCCTAAAAACCAGTCGAAGAATCATCTACGAAGGCTCATGCTCAACGACCCGTGACTTAAGCATCGCCATTCATCTAGTCATCAACACTTTTGGTTCGATCCTTCTTGCAGCCAGCAATTATGGTATGCAATGCCTGTCTGCACCAACTAGGGCTGATGTCGATAGAGCCCACACGCGCCAAACATGGGTTGATATCGGCATTCCCAGTTTTCATAACCTACGGAAAGTATCTACAAGTAGAGCTATACTTTGGTGGCTGCTAGTTTTCTCTTCATTGCCACTACATCTATTGTAAGTCTACTGATCCTGACGTAAAGGTACAAGGAACTGATGATATTTAGATTTAACTCGGTAGTCTTCTCGTCCTTAACAACCTACGACTATGAGGTCTTCACTGTGGACACGAAGCTCAGACAGCTCGAGAGAGAAGCCGGAAACACGCCTGCGACTTCTTATCGCTTGGACCTATTCAAGTCAAGGAACATAATAACCAGCAAGCTCGATAACCTTACCGCCTTAGAGTGCATCAACGAGTACGGTATAGCTTTTCAGACAAAAAGGAGCGACTTATTGGTTGTCGTCGATACTTCACAATCTGGGGTATCAAAAAGAACCCATGATGCACACCCAGCCTCACTTCATAACGTCCGACGAGCCACTTGCCCCGAATCAGACTATGACTGGATTTGTCCTGAATGGAATTGTGATAATCCATGCCGCCTCCAATTGCCTCTAGTCAGACGTCAAGCTGATAACTGGAGGCCATGGGGCAATCGGGTTGAATATTGCCTTAGCCAGCCAGCACCACAAAGATGCCGACTGAACTTTGATGTCTACCTCGCGGCAATTATACTTGGGGTAAACTTGATTAAAGCCATTACACTGGCATTTATTGCACTACGACCTCCAAAGGAACCGCTATTTATCCTTGGAGATGCCATTCAGTCATTTTTGACCTTTCCAGATGAGAACTCTCGTGGAAACTGCTTAGCGTCGGCGCGTACCGTCAGGGCTGGTCAATTCACTCGACCTTGCACCATGCACACAAAGCGTAGAAGACGTGGAGTTGCAGTTACTGGAAGGCGTTGGTTCTTCAGTTTTGCCATGTAAGATACCCAGCCCCGGATAGTTCAGCATGTGCTAATGCTCTCAATCTAGGTACGGAATAGCACTCGGTGTCAGTTGTTTCCTTCTAGCATGGGGCATTCGAGAGCTCCCAGGGCCCCATGATATTAAAAGCCTATGGAATCTGGGATTCGGAGCTGCAACTgagcttactataataagggGATTTGGCTGGGAGGATACTGGTGACGCGAGTCTCTTCTGGAACGTCCTTGTTTCCAACCTTCCGCAACTGGTTTTCTCTCTTCTGTACTTTCAGTACAATGGCCTCCTTACTTGCATGGCTGCGGCAAAGGAATGGAGTGACTTCGGTCGCAAGAGAAATCCATTACGGGTTTCCTCTAACCCAAGAGGTCAGCAGCGCTCCCGCTACTTTCTCCAACTGCCTTATCGCTTCAGCATCCCGCTTCTCCTTGTCTCTATTCTGATGCACTGGATGTTGTCGCaaagcatcttcatcgttgCCGTTGAGAAACGCGATCTCACGATGCCAAATGACTGGTATTGGGAACTTTTGACGTGTGGGTATTCTCCAATTGCTATAATTTTCGTCATAGTTACGTCCATTTTCATGGCTGCGGCCGTAATGATCACTGCATGTCGTCGCCTACCGACTGCTATGCCTGTGGCTGCAAGTTGCAGTCTGGCGATTGCAGCTGCCTGTCACCAGCCAGACGGTATTCCATCACCAGAAGCATCCTTATTACCACTTCAATGGGGTGTAATGTGGGTTCGAAGAGAGGGATTTAGTCAGGAGCTCACAGACCATTGTGGATTCTCCCATCACGCAGTTGAGGTACCGCTGGATGGAAATCTgtacttttagtaaagaaTACTTGCTTATTACCCTGAGGTCAGTTATACAGTCTAAACagtttaaatagtaaaataagtaaagactattatatttactagagtaattactattacaCAGCTACGTCTTTCGGGGCATCTTATGATTTGTAGTATAAAGACAATGTTTCAATAAGACAACATCGGACTAGATAATCATTGGATAATGTTTGAACGTCTCCATTCACATTATACTAGTATTGGAAGATATCTACTCTCATACAGCCCTACCATTTGTGACTACTTCAGGGTTGTTCAACCGCTGCATGCCCTCAACAAAGGTCAAACCAGCAGCCTTTGACCACCTAGGGTCAATAGCCCCAAGGTGAATATGCGGCGAGTCATCCATCTCCGCATCGAACGTCTCCTTGACAAGCCCATCGCCAAGATACAAGAACCGGTTTGCGCTCTTCTCCCCACTGACAGCATACTTTATGTCATAGTCTTCCCATCGCACCTTACTCAAGGCTCTTACAAACTGCAGTGTAATGCCTGGCCAGATCAGGTTAACTCGTCCTTTTAAAGGTCCAGACTGGGTCTTGTACCAAGCCGGACAGTCCCCTGACCACGCGCAGCCTTTCAACCAAGTCTGAGCATGTTCGACAAAGTCATCCATTGCTTCTTGCTTTGGAACCACGCTGATGATATTGTGCTCCATCTGTAGCTTCTGGATGACTTGGACTACATAGTTGGCCACTGCGTCCATGGGTCCGATCAGAGACCCGTTAGCGGAGGGCCAGTAGGCGCCGGTGCTGCCGTGGAAGTAATTCGGGAACTGCGCCAGAGCTACTGACATGTAACTGTCTGGGTTTTGTTTTAGGAACTCGGATATGCGGAGGCCGTTTGGCCCGATAACTTCAAATCGTGGGATGAGATCGACATTGAAACCTAGCCTCGGTCAGAATGTCTATAGTCGGATCTCCTCGGGACAGACCTACCAGTTGCACAAACCACAGCGTCAACCTTtcgctcaacaccatctgtATCTACAACACCATCCTCCGTGAGTTTCGCAACACCTTTGAAGACAACCTCGACGTTTGGCTCTTGGACTGCGTAGATAAAAGGGTCACCTGGAGTGATGCGACGGCATCCGGGAACAAATTCAGGAGTAAAGCCTGGAAGCAGATTAGCATGTAGCCAAATTCAGTAGCACCTAAGCCCACCCTGGAGAAGCTTGGGATCCTTGATCTTAATCTTCATTTGGTCGTAGAAGAACTTGATGGCATTCCTTTGGTAATCAGTGCCGCTGTAAAAGTTCGGGAAGAGGCCATTGAGGCGCCTCTCGATGCTCTTCCCATGGGCCTGAAGCTTGGATGGGTCCTTCTTGAAGTTCTCTCGATCTTCTGGTGAGTCTTGTAGCACAGTTAGCATCCGAACTCGGTCATATAAGGCAACTTTGACGTACATTCTGGGCTGAACTCATCTCCTGCGAGCCCAGGTGCAAACCAGATTGGAGTGCGTGAAAACACAGTCATCTTGGAAACATGAGGCTGCCACATGTCAACAATGATTCGGTGGTGAGCGTAAGGAGTAGGCACTTACCTGCATGCTAGGTACTACCTGTACTGCTGAGGCACCGCTGCCAATCACAGCAACAGTCTTACCCTTCCACGCCTCTTCGTCAAATCGTTCATCCCAACCAGCAGTGTGAAGCAACTAATACATCCGTTAGTAAAGGTATCAGCACACGAGCTCTGTAGACTTACCGTTCCCTTGAACTTATCAAGGCCCTCAACATTAGGCCACTGATAGATATGTTGACTTCCAGAGTTGTTCACCAGAATCTCTGCATCTTGGTGATATTCTCGACAGTCACCATTTGGCAACTCCTCTCGTACAAAGACGCGCCAGAATCCCTCCTCATGCCATTTAGCCTTTAGAACTCTGGTATGAAACTTGATATACTTGTCTAGGTCAAACGTGGTGGCGCATTTCTGAAGGTACTTCTGGATATCTTGACCTCTTTGCAGAGTCAGTATGCAGTGATCTGTATGGACTTTCGAACTTACGGGCTAAGAAATCGGGGCCAATCCGGGTTCGGTGCGAAACTGTATTGATACACGTGAGATGGGACATCACAGGCAACTCCAGGATATCTATTATGGTTCCAGACACCTCCGAGTTCACTGCTCTTTTCGAATACAGTGAGATCGAAGTTCTGGCATTTGGCTGAGATCCAGTATGCAAGATTGATGCCAAAGAGGCCGGCGCCtatgttgatgatgcggaTCCTACGATTGGCTGGCAGAACATATGTCAGCATGAATGACCACGAGAGAAAGGTTGGACTGACTTGGGTCACCAAAAGTCTTGTCCGAGATTTTGTAGTCTGGATTGTAGTTCTGATAGAACTGACTCCAAACTTTGGCCTGAGTCAGCCTGTTGGCCAGTTCTTGCGAGTCAGGGATATTAGGGCTCATGGttagtaaagataataaCAAGTATCAGTTCAAAAGCGTTGTAAGATAATGTTTCTTGCTTCAACTAAATGGTGTTGGAAGCTGTATTATACACAATAATACCTATCTTTCCTGATAAACTACATGTCAATGAAACGCTTGTTAAACTTTCAGGCGATACGGTCTATGGTTTCCCTTGTAGTCGGCAGTTGAGAGAGCTCGGAACTTCCATCGTGCACTAGGTCAAGAGCGGCTTATCCGGGCAATGTAGATCTAACATGAGAACTTCTGCCTGTTTACAAAGTCGGTATCGACTCCCCGGAAATTGTGATCAGATTTCCGATACCAAAGTCTTGAGGAGAACATCGACCTGGTCCAACACAAATCGCGTAAGCGGAAACTCAACGAGCTCGGAGGCTAGCCATATACAGACTGGTCAGGCTCGGAACTACCGAGCCCTGCACCCCACCATTGCCTACCCCAGACTTCAACCTCGGACCTTTGTTTTTCGGATCGCGATAATAATGAGATTATGAGATgtagaagaaggccaagttAGTAGTCTTTGCGATTATGAGGATTCATACGATTTCTCTTCCGTGCTTGATAAAGAACTCCTGAGAAATCCTCATCAGAATGTAGGTACCAATGAAATCTTAGACATTTCAGTCAAGCCCCTAACTAGACACACGCAGGTCAACTCATTTCATGCTGTACGGCGACTACGTCTCCCCATATACAATTTCCACCGCGCACACGTTGCTCGAGAAAGGTCTTACCTGGGAATACAGACACATTGACATTCTCAAATTTGTGACCCGGGTGCGTGAGCCAACTAACTCCACTATGATGACTATCCAGAAGTATGCTAATCATAGCCTACAAGACTCCTGAACACCGCAAATTACACCCCTTCGGCAAAGTGCCAATCCTGGACGTACTCAATGACCGAGGCGAGAAAATACTTCGAATTTGCGGTACGAACCTGATTCTCCACTCAAAGTCTACACCACTTACTAAGGTTATATAGAAAGCCGCGCGATTGCCCGTTATATCGCTGCCACGTATTCTGACCACGGAAACCCGTTAGTGCCAGACATCTCGTATGTAGACGCTCTGGCTTCCTTTGAAGAGGCTGCCTCGATGGAGGTTTGCTATTTCTCCACTACAGCATGGAAATACTGCggagatatcatcatcaaaccgTAAGGCAGCCTTGTTTTCGCATTATCCGTCTCCGAGCGTATTGCTGACTATCGGTTGCAATAGGATACTGGGTATACCTAGAGTAGAGACAAAAGAACTAGAGAATATTTGGAATGAGCTACATAACGCGCTGAAAGTCATGGACGGCATATTGTCTGGCCGTAATTATCTGGGTGGCGCAGAGTTTACTCTAGTCGACATTTGGTCTATGCCCTGGGTGTCACAGCTGATTGATTTGAAGGGAGCTGAAGCATTCTTTGCTGAGTTGCCGCATCTGCGAGATTGGTGGAAGAGAGTGAGCTTGAGGCCAGCCTGGAAGGAAGCATGTGGGCTTATGGATGGAGCGATGGAGGTAATGCGAGAGAATGCAGCAAACGGATGGGAGCTGTAAAGACAGCAACGAGAGTTGACTACATAGTCTGATCATCTGTCTGCTATAACTTGAGCTTAGCTAGCAACCCCCAACAGAGCCGTTCGCCATGACAAATGAAAAGACCTCCTGTGGCCTCAGCAGCTAATATCGACTTCTATTTTGTTTGAATCATCGTGTCAATTTCTCTCTAGCGGGCCTAGTTCCTTGTGAAACAACTATGGGACTCTTGGACTAACGTGAGTTCGTGTTGGGCCCGAGGCTAGAGCGCGGGGCTGCCCACGTGATCCGGGGAATCTCCTACTAACTCGCTTCATAACTTCGATGCAACCCCCAACCTACCTTAACTCTAAGCAACATACCGAGTACAAACTTTAAAGCCCGCCTATCATGCCACTAACAATTGATGCCGGAAGCGATGCACCAGATACACAACGGATCACTCGAGGCGGACGCCGAAAGCGCAACGAATACGCTCTCGTCGCCTGGTATTTCGCATACCTTTATCCATACGAGCAGCACGCTAATACATGAACAACAGTATGCTATGCAAGTCTCGAAAAGTCAAGTGTGATGGCCAATGGCCCTGTCAGCGCTGTACAAAGCGTGGGGTGGAGTGCTCATACCCACGTCGTGGCAACGTACCCAGCATGAGCCCAATGCCCACCGAAATGAGCTTGTAAGACTTCAGATCAAATGCCCAGAAAGACATACTCTAATCAATTTCCATTTGTAGAGAGATGGAATACTCACCGTCAACAGACGACGCAGTCACGCCTCACATATCGGCAACCTCCGGCATCACGACCTTGAAAGAAGCATCGCGCCAACCTGTGAAAACCAGTAGGAGTCTAGGCGCCTCGCTGCAAAGTCCTGCGCCTACCGAAAAATCACCCACGGCACGCCGCTCAAGCTTTGTTGATACCTTCAGCTTGGCGAGATCATGCCTTCAAGCTAACGGTATCGTGGACGAAGTCGAGGAGGACGTCCAAGGTTCAATGAGCAAACCAGGTCTGACTTTAGAAGAATGCCTTGCTTCCGCAAGTAACGACTGCTTGGATTCGGTTCTGGACCTTGGCTATGACAGAGCTAGACACCTGTTCATCACCTTTGCGAGGACTATTTTTCCGATTTACCCGTGTGTTGATCTTCACTCGGCAGAAATGGTCTTGGATACGGTCTTTGGGCGTTCAGCGAGCCATACATCACAACCTGCTTCGATGACTTTAACGAAGATTGATATTCTCAAAGCTCTCTTGGGACTAACTCT
This genomic window contains:
- a CDS encoding hypothetical protein (EggNog:ENOG41); the protein is MSPNIPDSQELANRLTQAKVWSQFYQNYNPDYKISDKTFGDPTNRRIRIINIGAGLFGINLAYWISAKCQNFDLTVFEKSSELGGVWNHNRYPGVACDVPSHVYQYSFAPNPDWPRFLSPGQDIQKYLQKCATTFDLDKYIKFHTRVLKAKWHEEGFWRVFVREELPNGDCREYHQDAEILVNNSGSQHIYQWPNVEGLDKFKGTLLHTAGWDERFDEEAWKGKTVAVIGSGASAVQVVPSMQPHVSKMTVFSRTPIWFAPGLAGDEFSPEYSPEDRENFKKDPSKLQAHGKSIERRLNGLFPNFYSGTDYQRNAIKFFYDQMKIKIKDPKLLQGFTPEFVPGCRRITPGDPFIYAVQEPNVEVVFKGVAKLTEDGVVDTDGVERKVDAVVCATGFNVDLIPRFEVIGPNGLRISEFLKQNPDSYMSVALAQFPNYFHGSTGAYWPSANGSLIGPMDAVANYVVQVIQKLQMEHNIISVVPKQEAMDDFVEHAQTWLKGCAWSGDCPAWYKTQSGPLKGRVNLIWPGITLQFVRALSKVRWEDYDIKYAVSGEKSANRFLYLGDGLVKETFDAEMDDSPHIHLGAIDPRWSKAAGLTFVEGMQRLNNPEVVTNGRAV